One window from the genome of Streptomyces sp. NBC_00287 encodes:
- a CDS encoding carbohydrate ABC transporter permease — translation MTNTQIQAVRPQPAAPAPVAPKPSARDRGSRLLAALFLAPTIVGIVVFTVVPIAGSIVLSLFHWNVIDDPSFAGAANYREVFGDSTVLVSFRNTLVFMVFAVALQLLIALVLALAVNGRMPVWLRSVFRSAFFFPLVLSAASISVVMKYLFNQDFGVVNWLLGLVGIAPVPWLTSENGAMTAVVLVYVWQQFGFSFLLFVGGLNNIPKEIHEAASLDGATGLRKHLTVTLPLLSPTLLVASVVGIINALQVFEQPYVLTNGGPGDSTRTVVMVIYENAFEQLRFGEASAVGVLLFVLIMAVTALQFRLSRRFVHYQ, via the coding sequence ATGACGAACACCCAGATCCAGGCCGTACGACCGCAACCGGCAGCGCCCGCCCCGGTCGCCCCGAAGCCCTCCGCCCGCGACCGGGGCAGCCGGCTGCTGGCCGCACTGTTCCTGGCCCCGACGATCGTCGGCATCGTGGTCTTCACCGTCGTACCGATCGCCGGATCCATCGTCCTGAGCCTGTTCCACTGGAACGTCATCGACGATCCGAGCTTCGCGGGGGCCGCCAACTACCGTGAGGTGTTCGGCGATTCGACCGTGCTGGTCTCCTTCCGCAACACCCTGGTGTTCATGGTGTTCGCGGTCGCGCTGCAACTGCTGATCGCGCTGGTGTTGGCGCTGGCGGTGAACGGGCGGATGCCGGTGTGGCTGCGCTCGGTGTTCCGGTCGGCGTTCTTCTTCCCGCTGGTGCTGTCCGCTGCGTCGATCTCGGTGGTGATGAAGTACCTGTTCAATCAGGACTTCGGGGTCGTGAACTGGCTGCTCGGGCTGGTCGGGATCGCGCCGGTGCCCTGGCTGACGTCTGAGAACGGCGCGATGACGGCGGTCGTGCTGGTCTATGTCTGGCAGCAGTTCGGGTTCTCGTTCCTGCTGTTCGTCGGCGGCCTCAACAACATCCCCAAGGAGATCCACGAGGCGGCATCCCTGGACGGCGCGACGGGCCTGCGCAAGCACCTCACCGTCACGCTGCCGCTGCTCTCGCCCACGCTGCTGGTCGCCTCCGTGGTCGGCATCATCAACGCGCTCCAGGTCTTCGAGCAGCCGTACGTCCTCACCAACGGCGGCCCCGGCGACTCCACCCGCACCGTCGTGATGGTCATCTACGAGAACGCCTTCGAACAGCTCCGCTTCGGCGAGGCGTCCGCAGTGGGCGTGCTGCTGTTCGTGCTGATCATGGCGGTGACCGCCCTCCAGTTCCGGCTCAGCCGGCGTTTCGTCCACTACCAGTGA